One genomic region from Sphingobacterium sp. UGAL515B_05 encodes:
- a CDS encoding FAD:protein FMN transferase — translation MKNNKQCGLLLILCFVSITSGIAQVLVKRQVTLMGSVFEISLVDRDSSITNQHIDEVISEIDRIENLISEWRPQTQIAAVNRNAGIKPVQVDREVFDLTQRAIEYAQNSGGAFDISIVALDKVWLFDGSMTTMPSEELIKRSVEKVGYQHIRLDSAASTIFLELPGMKIGFGSIGKGYAADRGREIMKAKGIEAGIVNASGDLSAWGRPPQNDAWKVGVNNPFKPHRMVKVLRLNEMAVATSGSYEKYAEINGKRYSHIINPVTGYPATGLTSVTIYGPSAEIANALSTSIMVLGEKEGKKLIQRFPAYHYIFITDKGKVIQQRRKS, via the coding sequence ATGAAGAACAATAAACAATGTGGCCTGCTTTTAATACTCTGCTTTGTATCCATTACTTCAGGGATTGCGCAGGTCTTGGTAAAGCGGCAGGTTACCCTTATGGGCTCTGTTTTCGAAATTAGCTTGGTAGATCGGGATAGCTCGATTACAAATCAGCATATCGATGAAGTCATCTCCGAAATAGATCGAATAGAAAACCTGATTTCAGAATGGCGTCCGCAAACCCAAATCGCAGCGGTGAACCGCAATGCCGGAATTAAGCCAGTTCAGGTGGATAGAGAAGTGTTTGATCTAACACAACGTGCAATCGAATATGCTCAAAATTCAGGTGGTGCTTTTGATATCAGTATTGTTGCCTTAGATAAAGTTTGGCTATTTGATGGCAGCATGACCACGATGCCCTCGGAAGAACTGATTAAGAGGTCTGTCGAGAAAGTTGGTTATCAACACATTCGCCTCGATAGTGCGGCTTCGACAATTTTTCTGGAGTTACCGGGTATGAAGATCGGTTTCGGTTCTATTGGGAAGGGGTATGCAGCAGATAGGGGCAGGGAAATAATGAAAGCAAAAGGGATTGAAGCAGGTATAGTGAATGCTTCTGGTGATCTGTCGGCTTGGGGAAGACCACCCCAGAACGATGCATGGAAAGTGGGCGTAAACAATCCGTTCAAACCCCATCGAATGGTCAAAGTTCTTCGTTTGAATGAAATGGCCGTAGCAACATCGGGCAGCTATGAGAAATATGCGGAGATCAATGGAAAACGTTATTCACATATTATAAATCCGGTGACAGGATATCCAGCTACGGGATTAACTTCAGTGACGATTTATGGACCCTCAGCGGAAATCGCAAATGCACTCAGTACCTCCATCATGGTATTGGGCGAGAAAGAAGGAAAAAAATTGATTCAGCGTTTTCCAGCATACCATTATATTTTTATTACCGATAAAGGTAAGGTCATTCAGCAACGCCGGAAGTCTTAA
- a CDS encoding RNA polymerase sigma factor, with the protein MAEKNSRSFTDIVKTYGSQLLRFVKGKVKKTEDAEDILQEVWYQFSRLTNMDELENAGAWLYAVTRNKITDSYRKKKNESLDDMIAGDDDSESTFPVRQFLLADDSNNPELKLFKDIFWDELMKALEELPDKQRRVFVLNELEEKTLQEIAVMENENLKTIISRKGYAVKHLRVRLRSLYEELKF; encoded by the coding sequence ATGGCAGAAAAAAATTCCAGATCATTTACGGATATCGTTAAGACTTATGGAAGTCAACTGCTACGTTTTGTTAAGGGAAAAGTAAAGAAAACGGAGGATGCAGAAGATATCTTACAGGAGGTCTGGTATCAATTTAGCCGTTTGACCAATATGGACGAACTGGAGAATGCGGGCGCATGGCTCTATGCTGTCACACGGAATAAGATTACCGATAGCTATCGGAAAAAGAAAAATGAATCACTTGACGATATGATAGCAGGTGATGATGATAGTGAAAGTACTTTTCCTGTTCGTCAGTTCCTTTTAGCCGACGACTCCAACAATCCCGAGCTAAAATTATTTAAGGATATTTTTTGGGATGAGCTGATGAAAGCATTGGAGGAATTGCCGGACAAGCAACGTCGGGTGTTTGTGCTGAATGAGCTGGAAGAGAAAACTCTTCAAGAAATTGCTGTTATGGAAAATGAGAACCTCAAGACAATTATCAGTCGAAAAGGGTATGCCGTGAAGCACCTTCGGGTACGGTTGCGAAGTTTGTATGAAGAATTAAAATTTTAA
- a CDS encoding Hsp20/alpha crystallin family protein yields MFKRDHYTRGYSNHNKFCGQHFKDRFEKFQQHFFEGEAAHSGSGQQSVPVNIVENQEFYEVQLFAAGRKKEQFQVSINDGILKISCTENAQDNAIDYIYREYDGMAFEREFQLNEQVLTDNVHASFEDGVLTVILPKDLEKVIRPQEVIID; encoded by the coding sequence ATGTTTAAAAGAGATCATTATACCAGAGGATATTCAAATCATAACAAATTTTGCGGGCAACATTTTAAAGACCGTTTTGAAAAATTTCAACAACATTTTTTTGAAGGTGAAGCTGCACACAGTGGTAGCGGACAGCAATCTGTTCCTGTAAATATTGTAGAGAATCAAGAATTCTATGAAGTACAGCTTTTTGCTGCTGGCCGTAAGAAGGAACAATTCCAAGTCAGTATAAATGACGGAATACTAAAAATTTCATGTACAGAGAATGCTCAGGACAATGCCATAGATTATATTTATAGAGAGTACGATGGAATGGCATTTGAACGTGAATTCCAATTAAATGAACAGGTGCTTACAGATAATGTGCATGCGAGCTTCGAGGATGGGGTATTGACCGTCATTCTTCCAAAAGATCTTGAAAAAGTAATACGGCCACAAGAAGTCATCATTGATTAA
- a CDS encoding DUF4126 domain-containing protein, whose amino-acid sequence MSELSTFLVSAFIGLSLAAATGFRIFMPLFLLSLGCRLELFQVGNELAWAGSPLVLAATSIAMILEIAGYYIPFIDNILDSLSIPLATIAGTLLFAIQFTDISPFFRWSMAIIAGGGTAATISTALAGTRAASSIGTAGFGNFMISTMETIGSTILTILAIFVPFMAIIVVIGLFYFFWRFGREQLHKKLKRT is encoded by the coding sequence ATGAGTGAACTTTCTACATTTTTGGTGAGTGCTTTTATAGGCTTAAGCTTGGCGGCAGCCACTGGCTTCCGGATTTTCATGCCCTTATTTTTATTGAGTCTCGGCTGTCGGCTGGAACTGTTCCAAGTTGGCAATGAATTAGCCTGGGCGGGTTCACCGCTTGTTTTAGCGGCAACAAGTATAGCCATGATTTTGGAAATAGCGGGGTATTACATCCCTTTTATAGACAATATATTGGACAGCCTATCCATCCCCTTAGCAACCATAGCGGGTACTTTACTTTTCGCTATACAGTTTACAGATATTTCTCCTTTTTTCCGCTGGTCTATGGCCATAATCGCCGGTGGCGGTACTGCAGCAACCATTAGTACGGCCCTGGCAGGCACCCGAGCCGCCTCTTCGATCGGAACGGCCGGTTTTGGTAATTTTATGATTTCGACAATGGAAACCATCGGTTCCACGATATTAACCATACTCGCCATATTTGTACCTTTTATGGCTATAATCGTTGTTATTGGCTTGTTTTACTTCTTCTGGCGATTTGGCAGAGAACAACTACATAAAAAACTTAAAAGAACTTAA
- the katG gene encoding catalase/peroxidase HPI encodes MDNNEKDISKCPFHNGTMRNAVAGGGTQNQDWWPNRLRVDLLRQHASKSNPMDEGFDYAEAFKQLDLEAVKKDLHALMTDSQDWWPADFGHYGPLFIRMAWHSAGTYRVSDGRGGAGSGQQRFAPLNSWPDNVSLDKARRLLWPIKQKYGKNISWADLLILTGNVALESMGFKTFGYSGGRVDAFEPELDVYWGSETTWLGGDIRYAHGSEGVVEAHGVLSADDNADGKQHSRNLEKPLAAVQMGLIYVNPEGPDGNPDPIAAAKDIRDTFGRMAMNDEETVALIAGGHTFGKTHGAGPADNVGKEPEAAGIEQQGLGWKSTYGSGVGADAITSGLEVIWTQKPTEWTNLFFKNLFEHEWELTKSPAGAHQWVAKGADSNVPDPFDPNKKRRPTMLTTDLSLRFDPIYEKIARKFYEDQDAFADAFSRAWFKLTHRDLGPRERYLGSEVPAEELLWQDPIPAVDHVLVDADDISILKSALLNAGLSTAELVTTAWASASTFRGSDMRGGANGARIRLAPQRYWQVNNPAQLQKVLTALEQIQQDFNGKQQGGKKISLADLIVLGGVAAIEQAARAAGHDIKVPFHPGRMDATQEQTDVESMGYLEPIADGFRNYRKGAYTVSTESLLIDRAQLLTLSVPELTVLIGGMRVLQANFDGSQLGVMTDRPGQLTNDFFVNLLDMGTSWKAISPDREVFEGSDRKTGIKKWEAGRADLVFGSNAELRAVAEIYGSADANEKFVQDFVKAWNKVMELDRFDLHR; translated from the coding sequence ATGGACAACAACGAAAAAGACATTAGCAAATGCCCATTTCACAATGGTACGATGCGCAACGCCGTTGCGGGTGGGGGAACTCAGAATCAGGATTGGTGGCCAAATAGACTTCGCGTAGATCTGTTGAGACAACATGCGAGCAAGTCAAATCCGATGGACGAAGGCTTTGATTATGCAGAAGCATTTAAACAATTGGATTTAGAAGCCGTAAAAAAAGATTTGCATGCATTGATGACCGATTCACAGGATTGGTGGCCGGCAGATTTTGGTCATTATGGACCGTTATTCATCCGGATGGCTTGGCATAGTGCGGGCACCTATCGGGTAAGTGATGGTCGGGGCGGAGCTGGGTCTGGTCAGCAACGTTTTGCACCCTTGAATAGCTGGCCTGATAATGTGAGTTTAGATAAAGCGCGTCGCCTGTTGTGGCCTATCAAACAAAAATATGGTAAAAATATCTCCTGGGCAGATTTATTGATCTTAACCGGTAATGTCGCCTTGGAGTCTATGGGGTTCAAAACTTTTGGTTATTCCGGTGGTCGGGTGGATGCTTTTGAACCAGAATTGGACGTATATTGGGGATCTGAGACAACATGGTTAGGCGGTGATATTCGTTATGCACATGGTTCAGAAGGCGTAGTTGAAGCACATGGTGTTTTGTCTGCCGATGATAATGCAGATGGTAAGCAACACTCCCGCAATCTTGAAAAACCGTTGGCCGCGGTACAGATGGGGTTAATTTATGTTAATCCAGAAGGACCGGATGGAAATCCTGATCCTATCGCCGCTGCAAAAGATATACGCGATACTTTTGGTCGGATGGCTATGAATGATGAGGAAACTGTCGCTTTGATTGCAGGTGGGCATACTTTTGGAAAAACACACGGAGCCGGACCTGCCGACAATGTCGGAAAAGAGCCTGAAGCTGCCGGTATAGAACAACAAGGGTTAGGTTGGAAAAGTACTTACGGCAGTGGAGTAGGCGCAGATGCGATTACTAGCGGATTGGAGGTTATCTGGACTCAGAAACCAACGGAATGGACCAACCTCTTTTTTAAGAATCTGTTTGAGCATGAATGGGAATTGACAAAAAGCCCTGCGGGAGCACACCAATGGGTCGCCAAAGGAGCAGATTCGAATGTTCCAGATCCTTTTGATCCCAATAAAAAGCGCAGGCCAACGATGCTGACGACCGATTTATCGTTGCGGTTTGATCCAATCTATGAAAAGATCGCGCGTAAATTTTACGAAGATCAAGATGCATTTGCTGACGCATTTTCTCGCGCCTGGTTTAAATTAACACACCGTGATTTGGGGCCAAGAGAGCGTTATTTGGGGTCCGAAGTTCCTGCTGAGGAATTATTGTGGCAAGATCCTATTCCGGCTGTCGATCATGTTTTGGTCGATGCGGATGACATTAGTATATTGAAATCCGCCCTATTGAACGCGGGACTTAGCACTGCCGAACTCGTAACGACAGCTTGGGCGTCAGCGTCTACTTTCCGTGGCTCGGATATGAGAGGTGGTGCAAATGGTGCTAGAATACGTCTGGCTCCGCAGCGGTATTGGCAAGTCAATAATCCGGCGCAACTGCAAAAAGTTCTTACCGCGCTGGAGCAAATTCAGCAGGATTTTAATGGAAAACAACAGGGCGGAAAGAAAATCTCATTGGCGGATTTAATTGTTTTGGGCGGTGTTGCCGCGATAGAGCAGGCAGCTCGTGCTGCTGGGCATGATATCAAAGTACCGTTTCATCCTGGCCGTATGGATGCGACACAGGAACAGACTGATGTAGAATCAATGGGTTATCTTGAGCCAATTGCGGATGGATTTAGAAACTATCGCAAAGGCGCTTATACCGTGTCTACGGAATCGTTATTGATTGATAGGGCGCAGCTACTGACTTTATCTGTTCCTGAATTGACTGTCCTTATTGGCGGGATGCGTGTTCTTCAAGCCAATTTTGATGGTTCTCAACTAGGTGTAATGACTGACCGACCTGGCCAACTGACCAATGACTTTTTTGTTAATCTATTGGATATGGGAACGTCGTGGAAAGCAATCTCTCCGGATCGGGAAGTTTTTGAAGGATCAGATCGTAAAACTGGTATTAAAAAATGGGAAGCCGGAAGAGCAGACCTTGTTTTTGGTTCTAATGCTGAATTAAGAGCCGTTGCCGAAATATATGGCAGTGCCGATGCAAACGAAAAATTTGTACAAGATTTTGTGAAGGCATGGAATAAAGTGATGGAGTTAGATCGCTTCGATTTGCATCGCTAA
- a CDS encoding hydrogenase maturation nickel metallochaperone HypA: MHELSIVKDIFDTLTSHYEVRVDDIQKIQVTAGLLSNVQPVLIQNAFDAFIAENIQYQDMEMEVVVNDIIAYCEHCQKNFPVHFHRFVCECGQPSSTIVQGNELYISKVIFKQD, encoded by the coding sequence ATGCACGAGCTAAGTATAGTAAAGGATATTTTTGATACGTTGACCTCGCATTACGAGGTTAGGGTAGATGATATTCAAAAAATTCAGGTTACAGCAGGATTGTTATCCAATGTCCAGCCTGTGTTGATCCAAAATGCATTTGATGCTTTTATTGCTGAAAACATCCAGTACCAAGATATGGAGATGGAAGTTGTTGTAAACGACATTATTGCATATTGTGAACATTGCCAGAAAAATTTCCCTGTTCATTTTCATCGATTTGTCTGTGAATGCGGACAACCCTCCAGTACAATCGTTCAGGGAAATGAACTCTATATATCAAAAGTAATTTTTAAACAAGACTAA
- the hypB gene encoding hydrogenase nickel incorporation protein HypB: protein MSDNTPNPKSLGNRVGSVQCENTTLHLLKANDFVAKAIRDRLKDVCVINVCSSPGSGKTTLMQETGKRLSKDLNIAVLVGDPETERDAVRMRDVGINALQIVTGGMCHIEAQMILQALDHIDIEGIDLLFIENVGNLLCPSAFDLGEDYRVTLLATTEGDDKPKKYPRMFLTSELMLVSKADLLPYVPFSVDAVTKDAREVNPNLEVITISTLNGDGLDTWCDWLKEKVQTKKDQYKALEVK from the coding sequence ATGTCAGACAATACTCCAAATCCTAAAAGTTTAGGTAACCGTGTAGGTTCGGTTCAATGTGAAAATACAACACTACATTTATTAAAAGCAAATGATTTCGTTGCAAAAGCCATCCGCGATAGACTGAAAGATGTCTGTGTGATCAATGTATGCTCTTCCCCGGGTTCGGGCAAAACAACCTTGATGCAAGAAACCGGTAAACGTTTGTCGAAGGATTTGAATATTGCTGTTTTAGTGGGCGATCCGGAAACTGAACGCGATGCGGTACGTATGCGCGATGTGGGCATCAATGCCTTGCAGATTGTCACTGGAGGAATGTGTCATATTGAGGCACAAATGATCTTACAAGCCCTGGATCATATCGATATTGAAGGAATAGATCTGTTGTTTATCGAGAACGTCGGGAACTTGTTGTGTCCATCCGCATTTGATTTGGGTGAAGATTACCGCGTAACCTTATTGGCGACAACTGAAGGGGATGATAAACCAAAAAAATACCCACGCATGTTTTTAACAAGCGAATTGATGTTGGTTTCCAAAGCGGATTTATTACCATATGTACCTTTCTCCGTAGATGCGGTAACGAAAGATGCGCGCGAGGTAAATCCCAATCTGGAAGTTATTACCATCAGTACATTAAATGGTGACGGCCTTGATACTTGGTGTGATTGGTTGAAAGAAAAAGTTCAGACAAAAAAAGATCAATATAAAGCGCTTGAAGTAAAATAA
- a CDS encoding ABC transporter substrate-binding protein, which produces MKVNRIIVVLLLVCCGIWSACQNRQSGTLNSQVKAVDSRGKEVVLAHVAKRVVVLFPSLVDEVYMLGAENSLVGIPEQVYQLEDTYKFLSKLDQRIAKKELATPTFAGQANNVESIVGLNPDLVLTFNTDQDNISQLEDLGIPVFTFSSQDEKSIFNELIGMGALLGKQARAEEIVQFVSAEIKKMTAPKDQIQKKVYYAWSKGRVLSTSGRGSLIDMAIRLSGAANACPLEMEAPNVGAETIYKWNPDLIILWNSKLADVYNLKELAALPAVKNKQVFVMSPSFPFDPHTVKFMLFAKQIRHWCFSDYTKQQLDQDMTIAFEKLYGKAGLLP; this is translated from the coding sequence ATGAAAGTGAATCGAATTATAGTTGTATTGCTTTTGGTATGCTGTGGTATATGGAGTGCCTGCCAAAATCGGCAATCCGGCACGCTCAACAGTCAAGTGAAAGCAGTCGATAGCAGAGGAAAGGAAGTTGTGTTGGCGCATGTGGCAAAGCGTGTGGTTGTACTATTCCCTTCGCTTGTTGATGAAGTGTATATGTTGGGGGCTGAAAATAGTCTTGTCGGTATCCCTGAGCAGGTTTATCAGCTCGAAGATACCTATAAGTTTTTATCCAAATTGGATCAAAGAATTGCAAAAAAAGAACTGGCAACGCCTACTTTCGCAGGCCAGGCAAATAATGTAGAAAGCATAGTGGGCTTGAACCCTGATCTTGTTTTGACGTTCAATACCGATCAGGATAATATTTCTCAATTAGAAGATCTTGGAATTCCCGTGTTTACTTTTTCTTCCCAGGATGAAAAAAGTATTTTTAATGAACTGATAGGGATGGGAGCATTACTCGGAAAGCAAGCGCGAGCGGAAGAAATTGTTCAATTTGTTTCGGCGGAGATCAAAAAAATGACTGCTCCCAAAGATCAAATACAGAAGAAGGTTTATTATGCCTGGTCTAAAGGTAGAGTACTTTCGACATCCGGTCGTGGTAGTTTGATTGATATGGCAATCCGGCTTTCGGGCGCAGCGAATGCCTGCCCGTTGGAAATGGAAGCCCCAAATGTCGGCGCAGAAACGATTTATAAATGGAATCCGGACCTCATTATTCTTTGGAATTCTAAATTGGCAGACGTATATAATCTGAAGGAACTCGCGGCATTACCTGCAGTGAAAAATAAACAGGTATTTGTGATGTCACCGTCCTTCCCATTCGATCCACATACCGTCAAATTTATGCTTTTTGCCAAACAGATTAGGCATTGGTGTTTTTCGGATTATACGAAACAGCAGCTTGATCAGGATATGACCATAGCTTTTGAAAAACTATACGGTAAAGCAGGACTACTTCCATGA
- a CDS encoding iron ABC transporter permease has product MIHQLKKLFLLVVLPSLVLMLSLLVGSSQNIGFVELCQRIGLEVGIYIGDHNAVLKDNMDTILWQVRLPRILLTFMVGAALASSGGILQAIFRNPIVDPFTLGISSGSAFGAALAMLFPLLSVNLSAFLFGVCAVGLTYFVSNAGLKSSIVGMVLAGMVISGVFTAMLTLLQYMSDPYKLQAIVQWTMGNLHTASWSKVQQAFLPITIGLGILILLRWKLNLLALGDQEAIAVGVNPKILKLVFIAVATLITASAVAAVGVISLFGLIVPHISRMIFGPNNNIIVWANISIGGTFLLLIDDFSRAVMPFEIPIGVFTMIIGAPLFIYLMRRNEINWNS; this is encoded by the coding sequence ATGATACATCAATTAAAAAAGCTATTTCTGCTAGTTGTTTTACCATCGTTGGTTTTAATGCTTTCCTTACTTGTAGGATCGAGTCAGAACATTGGTTTTGTCGAGCTCTGTCAGCGCATCGGATTGGAAGTGGGGATTTATATCGGCGACCATAATGCTGTATTGAAAGATAACATGGATACCATATTGTGGCAGGTACGTTTACCACGGATTCTGTTGACCTTTATGGTCGGAGCAGCATTAGCTTCTTCCGGCGGAATTTTACAGGCCATTTTTAGGAATCCAATCGTTGATCCCTTTACGCTAGGTATTTCTTCGGGATCTGCTTTTGGGGCTGCCTTGGCCATGTTGTTCCCTTTATTGTCCGTCAATCTATCGGCATTTCTGTTCGGTGTATGTGCTGTAGGTTTGACCTATTTTGTTTCAAATGCGGGCTTAAAAAGCTCCATTGTTGGGATGGTATTAGCTGGAATGGTTATTTCCGGTGTATTTACAGCAATGTTAACCCTGTTACAATACATGAGTGATCCTTATAAATTACAAGCGATTGTGCAATGGACAATGGGTAACCTACATACGGCATCATGGTCGAAAGTACAGCAAGCGTTCCTGCCGATCACAATAGGATTGGGGATCCTGATCCTTTTGCGCTGGAAGCTGAATCTTCTCGCACTTGGTGATCAAGAAGCCATTGCTGTTGGCGTTAATCCGAAAATATTGAAATTGGTCTTCATTGCTGTAGCAACACTAATTACAGCCTCTGCCGTGGCAGCTGTAGGCGTAATTAGTTTATTTGGATTAATTGTACCACATATCAGCCGCATGATCTTTGGACCCAATAACAATATTATTGTGTGGGCAAATATCAGTATCGGGGGAACTTTCCTGCTACTTATCGATGATTTTTCGAGGGCTGTTATGCCATTTGAAATTCCAATCGGTGTTTTTACAATGATTATTGGTGCTCCCTTGTTTATTTATCTGATGCGCCGTAACGAAATCAACTGGAATTCATGA
- a CDS encoding ABC transporter ATP-binding protein: protein MSNSIHIKKLSFAYGKEIILNDVNMSFPEGKLSVILGRNGSGKSTLFNIIAGLEKKYNGSVFIGETERRDWKVGRANALKLGFLNQFHQTTFPFSVVDVILTGRTSFSRFSPSKEDFEAVEQILDRFNLTHLKNKPYTSLSGGERQLVLLCRVLVQQPDLLLLDEPTNHLDLNYQIAVLQAAKELVKEGTTVLCVMHDPNMAYLFGDQFYLMKDNRLVDLHGLEQEQVRELLEQTYQLPLISLENQKKWMFVPMLGADRAFDTIGSSAHNAETKIEMNTP, encoded by the coding sequence ATGAGTAATTCGATTCATATCAAAAAACTTTCTTTTGCCTATGGTAAGGAAATCATTTTAAATGATGTAAACATGTCATTTCCGGAAGGAAAGCTTTCTGTTATTCTTGGTCGAAATGGAAGTGGTAAATCGACTCTGTTCAATATCATTGCCGGGCTGGAAAAAAAATATAATGGATCAGTTTTTATCGGTGAAACGGAACGGCGCGATTGGAAGGTTGGTCGGGCCAATGCATTGAAATTGGGTTTTCTCAACCAGTTCCATCAGACCACATTTCCTTTTAGCGTTGTTGATGTTATTCTGACGGGACGAACCTCATTTTCTCGTTTTTCACCAAGTAAGGAAGACTTTGAGGCCGTTGAACAGATCTTGGATCGATTTAACCTCACACATTTAAAGAACAAACCCTATACCTCTTTGTCTGGAGGAGAGCGACAATTGGTATTACTTTGTCGCGTGTTGGTACAACAGCCTGATTTATTATTGCTTGATGAACCCACCAATCATTTGGATCTGAACTATCAGATTGCGGTTCTGCAGGCAGCCAAGGAGCTGGTCAAAGAGGGGACAACCGTGTTATGTGTGATGCACGACCCCAACATGGCGTACCTTTTTGGGGATCAGTTTTATCTGATGAAGGACAATAGGCTTGTGGATCTGCACGGTCTGGAGCAGGAGCAAGTTCGGGAATTATTGGAACAGACCTATCAACTCCCTTTGATCAGTTTGGAAAATCAAAAGAAATGGATGTTTGTTCCGATGCTGGGCGCGGATAGGGCATTTGACACCATTGGGAGTTCAGCGCATAACGCCGAAACCAAAATTGAAATGAATACGCCATGA
- a CDS encoding GNAT family N-acetyltransferase encodes MNTIKDNGNILINNQLVSKRCFPTQPHLKNISISRVEAKDIDVVLPYVIEFRKQLFPMLDAHKLPKDLLAFSAVYLEAEAGAFLQAKDQQGKLIGVVGMSAYDYRFPHLDIDRRKTVEVARLFVDPIYRRSGLGTALFKGLVAVAKEKSIERLYLHTHPFLTGAYEFWGKQGFQLKDFCNESNFPTIHMELFVDRMA; translated from the coding sequence ATGAATACCATCAAAGACAACGGCAATATATTGATTAATAATCAACTGGTAAGCAAACGATGTTTTCCCACGCAACCCCATTTGAAAAATATCAGCATATCTCGTGTTGAAGCGAAGGATATTGATGTCGTACTACCTTATGTCATTGAATTTCGAAAACAGTTGTTCCCGATGTTGGATGCACATAAACTTCCCAAAGATCTACTGGCATTTTCAGCCGTGTATCTTGAGGCTGAAGCTGGTGCATTCCTGCAGGCAAAAGATCAGCAGGGTAAACTGATTGGCGTCGTTGGTATGTCTGCTTATGACTACCGTTTCCCGCATTTGGATATTGATAGAAGGAAAACGGTGGAAGTAGCCCGTCTTTTTGTAGACCCGATTTATCGTAGGTCAGGTTTAGGAACGGCCCTATTCAAGGGTTTGGTCGCTGTAGCTAAAGAGAAAAGTATTGAACGGCTTTATTTACATACCCACCCATTCCTGACTGGAGCCTATGAGTTTTGGGGAAAACAGGGATTTCAATTGAAAGACTTTTGCAATGAATCGAATTTTCCAACCATACACATGGAATTATTCGTTGATCGTATGGCTTAG